Proteins encoded by one window of bacterium:
- a CDS encoding HAMP domain-containing protein produces MKFALTLTQRYLLFLAAIITAFIIGSQVITSHVVKSGLVEMFRQRFSRAQVVLEQYTDLHRYTRSRELEAVLTSPRFLATLATEDSGTIAIELPAYEEHLDADFLAYFDLNRQLSYVTNSLPTSVTRQLQSRRLTNLLELETDFLTTDSLNYELHISQVTTSDGLRLGWLVTGNSISQGLAADLRQLTGFDVIISHAGRIIGHSSSPLIATLERQGKLQQLATDQQLLSTLSIEDEEIILSSSSGLGSATTVTFLGSLDEHIDPIKSEITTYLLLFAAGGGLLAMLVIYLVTSRQIGRQVTNLVQAAERIASGQTEFQIEPLSKDELGFLAGEFEKMRRQIAKHREEIEKAYDASLRSERLAAIGKLATGIIHDFKSPMAVIRGTVELIQRKDPANNKLVAYCGTIQGQVDRMVDLARDVIDYSRGESRLDLSPVDLTTYFAEIREFHSGAYQAAGIQLLITSSPHVTLTLDPNRFRRVVDNILNNAREALKPGDQVEISWRLTESSLQVEIADNGPGIPEAIREHLFEPFVTSNKEGGTGLGLAITKKIVDDHGGAISVVSAPGQGSCFVVALPRALTSPARTDDVVLA; encoded by the coding sequence ATGAAGTTTGCGCTTACGTTGACACAACGTTATCTGCTTTTCCTAGCGGCTATCATTACCGCGTTTATCATAGGCTCGCAGGTTATCACCTCGCATGTGGTCAAGTCAGGACTGGTGGAGATGTTCCGCCAGCGCTTCAGCCGTGCGCAGGTAGTGCTGGAGCAGTACACTGACCTGCATCGCTATACCCGGAGCCGCGAACTGGAAGCGGTCCTGACTTCGCCCCGCTTTTTGGCGACGCTGGCAACGGAAGACTCCGGGACGATCGCGATCGAACTGCCGGCGTACGAAGAGCATCTCGATGCCGACTTTCTTGCCTACTTCGACCTCAATCGACAACTCTCCTATGTAACGAATAGCCTTCCAACGTCAGTAACTCGTCAACTGCAGTCGCGTCGCCTGACCAATTTGCTTGAGCTGGAGACAGACTTCCTGACAACGGATAGTCTGAATTACGAATTGCATATCAGCCAGGTGACGACCTCGGATGGTCTTCGGCTTGGGTGGCTGGTCACCGGAAATTCCATTTCGCAGGGACTGGCGGCGGACCTTCGACAACTGACCGGCTTTGATGTCATTATCTCACATGCGGGCCGGATAATTGGCCACAGCAGTTCGCCGTTGATCGCGACACTCGAGCGACAGGGAAAACTGCAGCAACTGGCCACTGATCAGCAATTGCTCAGTACGTTGTCGATCGAGGATGAGGAGATAATTCTGTCCAGCTCTTCAGGTTTAGGGAGTGCAACGACTGTGACTTTTCTTGGGTCGCTGGATGAACATATCGATCCAATCAAATCCGAGATAACTACGTATCTGCTGCTCTTTGCCGCAGGCGGTGGGTTACTGGCGATGTTGGTGATCTACCTGGTAACGTCTCGTCAGATAGGCAGACAAGTAACCAATCTCGTGCAGGCCGCCGAAAGGATCGCCTCCGGCCAGACGGAGTTTCAGATCGAGCCGCTATCCAAGGATGAACTTGGCTTTCTCGCGGGAGAATTCGAGAAGATGAGGCGACAGATCGCCAAACACCGCGAAGAGATCGAGAAAGCGTACGATGCCTCACTTCGTTCGGAACGGCTTGCGGCGATCGGCAAACTGGCGACAGGCATTATTCATGATTTCAAGAGTCCGATGGCGGTTATTCGCGGGACAGTCGAACTGATCCAGCGAAAGGACCCCGCCAATAACAAGCTGGTCGCATATTGCGGGACAATTCAGGGGCAGGTCGACCGCATGGTTGATCTGGCGCGTGATGTGATCGACTACAGCCGTGGCGAAAGCCGGCTCGATCTTTCGCCGGTTGACTTGACGACTTACTTCGCCGAGATACGCGAATTTCATAGCGGCGCATACCAGGCCGCAGGGATACAACTCCTGATCACCAGCAGCCCGCATGTCACTTTGACGCTCGATCCCAATCGTTTCCGCCGTGTCGTTGATAATATTCTCAATAATGCTCGGGAGGCGCTCAAACCCGGAGATCAGGTTGAGATCAGTTGGCGATTGACCGAGAGTTCATTGCAGGTTGAGATCGCGGACAATGGGCCGGGGATCCCCGAGGCGATCAGAGAGCATCTGTTCGAACCATTTGTCACCAGCAATAAAGAAGGCGGGACCGGCCTCGGCCTCGCCATTACCAAGAAAATAGTAGATGACCACGGCGGCGCGATCTCGGTAGTATCCGCGCCGGGTCAGGGAAGTTGTTTTGTTGTCGCTCTCCCCCGTGCGTTGACCAGCCCGGCGCGCACGGATGACGTTGTTTTAGCGTGA